DNA sequence from the Sphingomonas sp. genome:
GGCCAGGAAGCGGCGGTCAGCACCCCTCAATAAGCGGCGACTAGAACCGCAGCGACAGCGAGGCGACCAGTCCCGCATCCTGCCCGCGCGTCGCGGGCAGATCCGTATCCACATAGCTGAGGCCGATTTCGGCGGCGGGCAGGCCCAGCACGCTGAGCTGGTGCCGGACGCCCAGCGTCCAGTTCCAGTAGCTGCCGAACGCACCCCAGTCCTGCCGCCCGGCCTGCGCGGTGAAGCGCCACGGGCGGAAGGGCACGCTCACGTCCACCTGTCCGAACAGATAGAGCATGTCCTCGCCGCCCGTCCCATCCTGCGCGGGCGCATATTTGGCGCCGCCGGTGAGCTGGGCCGGGCCGATCAGCCAGGACAGCGACGCATAAGGCTCGACATGGTCGGTCGCCCCCTCGCCCCCGGCGAAGGCGTAGTAAAGCAGCCCCGCGTCGAGATCGAAGCCGCCGCCAAGGTCGGCGCGCCAGCCCGCATAGAGATCGAGCTGGACGTCGCCCAGATCGCCGAAACCCGGATCGCGGGCGCGGAACGGATCGGTCCCCTTCAGGGTGGTACCGCGCGCGCCGGCATACAAGCCGCGGTCGTGGGCGAGGGTGAAAGAGACCTGCGCCGCCGGATCCTCGTCCGACCGGGAAATGCCCCGAAAGCGATAATCGGTGACGACCAGGGCCTCCCCGGACAGGGCGAAACCGCCCGTCGATCCGGTCGGTTCCGCCTCCTGCGCGAAGGTGGGCACGGCGCCAAAAAAAAGGGCGGCGAAGGTGTAGGCGCGAAACATGACGAAAGTGCAGGTGCCTCAGCCGTGCTTCCCGCGCAATGGGCGTTAGGGCTTCGTTAGCGGTGCGCGGGTAGCCTGCCGGGTTATGACGCATCAGGCGCCTCTTCCTCCGGCCTCGCCCGGCGCCGGCCCCGGCGGCCAGGTCGCGCAGCTGCGCGAGGCGTTGCGGCTCGTCGAGCAGCTCGCCGATCGCCCGCCCTCGGGCGGGCAGGACGAAGCGCTCGACGAAGCGGCACGACTCAGCGCCGCTTATGACCGCGCCGCGCCCGTCGCCCGCCGCCGCTTCGACGCGCTGGCGGCGGAAACCTCGATCTGGGCGGCCGCCGGTGTGGAGGCGCTGCTCGCCGCCAATGACGCGGCCGAACCGCCCCGCCGCGCCGCAGGTCGCCTCGCCGAGGCGATCGAGGAAGCGCTGGGCGACCTGTCCGAATTGCTGGACTGAGGCTCAGCCCAGTCGCGCCAGACCCGCGGCGAGATCGGCGATCAGGTCGTCGGGATGCTCCAGCCCGATATGGAGCCGCACGATCGGCCCGGCCCAGTTGCGCGCGGACGCGGTCCGTTTCGGCGCAGCCGGGCAGACCAGGCTTTCATAGCCGCCCCAGCTATAGCCGATGCCGAACAGCTCCAGCCCGTCGATCAGCCGCGTCGCACCCGCCGCGTCGCCGCCGTCCAGCACGAAGGCGAACAGCCCGGTCGCGCCCTTGAAATCGCGCGCCCAATATTCGTGACCCGGACAATCCGGCAACGCCGGATGCAGCACCTGCGCGACCTGCGGCTGATCCTTCAGCCAGCGCGCGACCTTCAGTGCATTCTCCTCGTGCCGCCGCAGCCGCACGTCGAGCGTGCGCAGGCCGCGCAGCGCCAGCCAGGCATCGTCCGGGCTGGCCGCCTGCCCGAGCGCGCGGCTGCTCTTTGCCAGCCGGTCCGCGTAAGCCTCGCTTACCGTCACCGAGCCCAGCATCAGATCGGCATGGCCGCCGATATATTTGGTGCAGGCGAGGATGGAGACGTCCACGCCCGCCGCGATCGCCGGGAAGAAGAGCGGCGTCGCCCAGGTATTGTCGATGAGCGTGACGAGTCCGCGTTCCTTCGCCACCGCGCAGATCGCCGGCACGTTTTGCACCTCGAAGGTCAGCGAGCCCGGGCTTTCCAGGAAGATCGCCTTGGTCTTCTCGCCGATCAGGCCGGCGATATCGGCGCCGATCAGCGGATCGTAGTAGCGCGTCGTCACCCCGAAGCGCTTGAGCAGCGTGTCGCACAAATTCCGCGTCGGCCCATAGGCGCTGTCGACCATCAGCAGCTCGTCGCCCGCCTCCAGCACCGCGAGCAGCGCCGCCGCCACCGCTGCCGCGCCGGACGGATAAAGCTGGGTCGCCGCCGCGCCCGGCTCCAGCTCCGTCAGCGCCTCGCGCAGGGCCCAGGTCGTCGGCGTGCCGCTGCGGCCATATTGCAGCGTGCCGACGCGCGGCGGCTCAGCCGCCTGCATCTCCGCCACGCTGTCGAACAGGGTGGTGGAGGCGCGCCATACCGGCGGATTGACGATGCCGCCCTTCCCGCCCTCCAGATGCGTCCATTCCCGGCGGCGTCCCGCCTCGATCAGGCGCGTCTCGGGCCTGTGCTCGTCGTTCATGCCGCGCCTTTCGCCTTGGGGGTGTCGCGATCCGCCCCCCATTCCGACCAGCTTCCGTCATAGAGCGCCACGTCGCTCTTGCCGAGCAGCTGCGCGCCCAGCAGCAGCACGGCGGCGGTGACGCCGGAACCGCAGGTCGTCACCATCGGCTTGGTGAGGTCCACGCCCGCCGCGTCGAAAGCCGCCCGCAGCTCCGCGCCGCGCTTCATGCTGTTGTCGGCGTTGAACAGGCTGCCCTGCGGCAGGCTCCGCGACCCCGGAATATGGCCGGGCGTCACGCCGGGACGCGGTTCGATCCCCTCGCCCGCGAAGCGCGCCGCCGAACGGGCATCGACGATGACATGGCTCTCGACGCCGACGAGTCCCAGCACGTCCGCCTTGTCCTTGACTAGTGCCGCGTCGAGCACGGGCGTGAAATGGCCGCGCCGCGCTTCCGTCACGCCGGCCTCCACCGGCCGCCCCTCGGCCGTCCATTTCTGGAAACCCCCGTCCAGCACCGCGACATGGCGCGCGCCGAACGCTCTCAGCATCCACCAGGCCCGCGCGGCGCTGTGCAGCGGCGAATTGTCATAGACGACGATCCGGTCCCCATCGCCCAGCCCCAGCGCGCGCGCGCGGCTGGCGAAGAGATGCGCCGGGGGCAGCATGTGCGGCAGCGGGCTGTCCGGATCGGCGATCGCGTCGATGTCGAAGAACATCGCGCCGGGAATGTGCGCCGCTTCATATTCAGCCCGCGCGTCGCGCCCCGAACCGGGCAGGAAGAAGCTCGCGTCGAGCACGCGCAGGTCGGGCGCGCCCGATTCGGCCGCCAGCCGGTCGGTCGAGACGAGCGGGCCCATCGATTCAGCGCGCCCGGATG
Encoded proteins:
- a CDS encoding TorF family putative porin yields the protein MFRAYTFAALFFGAVPTFAQEAEPTGSTGGFALSGEALVVTDYRFRGISRSDEDPAAQVSFTLAHDRGLYAGARGTTLKGTDPFRARDPGFGDLGDVQLDLYAGWRADLGGGFDLDAGLLYYAFAGGEGATDHVEPYASLSWLIGPAQLTGGAKYAPAQDGTGGEDMLYLFGQVDVSVPFRPWRFTAQAGRQDWGAFGSYWNWTLGVRHQLSVLGLPAAEIGLSYVDTDLPATRGQDAGLVASLSLRF
- the metC gene encoding cystathionine beta-lyase is translated as MGGGSRHPQGERRGMNDEHRPETRLIEAGRRREWTHLEGGKGGIVNPPVWRASTTLFDSVAEMQAAEPPRVGTLQYGRSGTPTTWALREALTELEPGAAATQLYPSGAAAVAAALLAVLEAGDELLMVDSAYGPTRNLCDTLLKRFGVTTRYYDPLIGADIAGLIGEKTKAIFLESPGSLTFEVQNVPAICAVAKERGLVTLIDNTWATPLFFPAIAAGVDVSILACTKYIGGHADLMLGSVTVSEAYADRLAKSSRALGQAASPDDAWLALRGLRTLDVRLRRHEENALKVARWLKDQPQVAQVLHPALPDCPGHEYWARDFKGATGLFAFVLDGGDAAGATRLIDGLELFGIGYSWGGYESLVCPAAPKRTASARNWAGPIVRLHIGLEHPDDLIADLAAGLARLG
- the sseA gene encoding 3-mercaptopyruvate sulfurtransferase, with amino-acid sequence MGPLVSTDRLAAESGAPDLRVLDASFFLPGSGRDARAEYEAAHIPGAMFFDIDAIADPDSPLPHMLPPAHLFASRARALGLGDGDRIVVYDNSPLHSAARAWWMLRAFGARHVAVLDGGFQKWTAEGRPVEAGVTEARRGHFTPVLDAALVKDKADVLGLVGVESHVIVDARSAARFAGEGIEPRPGVTPGHIPGSRSLPQGSLFNADNSMKRGAELRAAFDAAGVDLTKPMVTTCGSGVTAAVLLLGAQLLGKSDVALYDGSWSEWGADRDTPKAKGAA